The proteins below are encoded in one region of Lactuca sativa cultivar Salinas chromosome 3, Lsat_Salinas_v11, whole genome shotgun sequence:
- the LOC111884835 gene encoding protein FAR1-RELATED SEQUENCE 5-like, giving the protein MSDCFDYSSDDTEHDDQYGDKAFDNNQYDEDDFYHSDDQHSGRIQLSDYASEEESFNSNVVDSPSGKTKLWKPIVPKEFMPDVDATYQSLEEAVEMYKLYADKAGFGVMLNTVTRFGDKTIKKMYVVCNKMGKIPNRSTDTLDPEGTGRNKRNSNFRITDCKALIKFERLLMRTNACKIYEFEEKHNHPLETKEERRYSKRARRLSYKDKEFIVCSSTYTHKLQASLQGGYENVGPEAIDYKNFRRKMGNIIGDKHAQLVVDKMNMRKDKLPNYTFEYKCVDSVLNARFWANETDMLYYKKFRDVISFDATFRTNKYGMAFVPFTAIDNHKCSINIGVGLLSNESIESYRWLLEAFLKAHGKHPQLVLTDQDPTILQAVEAIFPSSNHRLSMIYTVYPIFLKNTNFQKRFTKLVWNVYIEPEVFESRWELLMRRFKLHDKRWFKDMYRDRKLWIPAYFKDMPLHSLMKTTSRSKSVNSFFNKYFNSGNLLIYFMMNYNTAIGKQRNGQQKLEHDTKNAKHEMMLPSGLLEHAATVYTKTVFYEVKKEIFKAAWYCSIDSVEMIDG; this is encoded by the exons ATGTCGGACTGTTTTGATTACAGTAGCGATGATACCGAACATGATGATCAATATGGCGACAAAGCATTCGACAATAATCAATATGATGAAGACGACTTCTATCATTCGGATGATCAACACAGCGGAAGAATTCAATTATCTGATTATGCGAGTGAAG AGGAATCATTCAATAGTAATGTTGTTGACTCGCCCAGTGGGAAAACCAAGTTGTGGAAACCTATTGTTCCTAAAGAATTTATGCCAGATGTAGATGCTACTTATCAATCATTAGAGGAGGCGGTTGAAATGTATAAATTATATGCAGATAAAGCAGGTTTTGGTGTCATGTTAAATACAGTAACGAGGTTTGGTGACAAAACCATTAAAAAAATGTATGTAGTGTGCAACAAAATGGGTAAAATACCTAACAGATCAACTGACACTTTGGATCCTGAGGGAACTGGAAGGAATAAACGAAACTCAAACTTCAGAATCACGGACTGCAAGGCATTGATAAAGTTTGAAAGGTTACTTATGCGAACTAATGCTTGTAAAATATATGAGTTTGAAGAGAAGCACAACCACCCCCTAGAAACTAAAGAAGAAAGACGTTATTCCAAACGTGCACGACGACTTAGTTATAAAGACAAGGAGTTTATAGTGTGTTCTTCAACATATACACATAAGTTACAAGCTAGTTTGCAAGGAGGTTATGAAAATGTTGGCCCTGAAGCAATTGATTATAAAAATTTTAGAAGGAAGATGGGAAACATTATAGGAGACAAGCATGCACAACTGGTTGTTGACAAAATGAACATGAGGAAAGACAAGTTACCTAACTACACATTTGAGTATAAATGTGTTGATAGTGTGTTAAACGCAAGGTTTTGGGCGAATGAAACCGATATGTTATATTACAAGAAGTTTAGAGATGTGATCTCATTTGATGCTACATTCCGAACAAATAA GTATGGAATGGCTTTTGTGCCGTTTACAGCCATTGATAACCACAAATGTTCGATAAACATTGGAGTAGGTTTGTTAAGCAACGAGTCAATAGAATCTTATCGTTGGTTGTTAGAAGCTTTTTTGAAAGCACATGGAAAACACCCTCAATTAGTGTTAACAGACCAAGATCCAACAATTCTACAGGCCGTTGAAGCAATATTTCCTAGTTCTAATCATCGTTTAT CAATGATTTACACAGTTTAC ccaatttttttgaaaaacactAATTTTCAAAAGCGTTTTACTAAGCTTGTTTGGAATGTCTACATCGAGCCTGAAGTCTTTGAATCAAGGTGGGAACTGCTTATGAGAAGATTCAAACTACATGACAAAAGATGGTTCAAAGACATGTACAGGGATCGAAAGCTTTGGATTCCAGCCTATTTTAAAGACATGCCACTACACAGTCTGATGAAAACTACTTCAAGGTCTAAAAGCGTCAactcattttttaataaatactttAACTCTGGTAATTTGCTTATCTATTTCATGATGAACTACAACACTGCAATTGGAAAGCAACGAAATGGTCAACAGAAACTAGAACATGATACAAAAAATGCAAAGCATGAAATGATGCTTCCAAGTGGATTACTAGAACATGCAGCTACGGTTTACACTAAAACCGTTTTCTATGAGGTCAAAAAGGAAATATTTAAAGCAGCCTGGTACTGTTCTATTGACAGTGTTGAAATGATTGATGGGTGA
- the LOC111884839 gene encoding uncharacterized protein LOC111884839, with the protein MEQQLRETEGSGSSPSFSFYTSNSSTSTAAAKVTGEEREEQAALFHEFGDSNEDDFEFSLKLTEEEVSAKVINSRGWTVYPLFNQDLLLKDEVDPEVHASDSITSSLHKMFIDKPEESSSCSSSEADELEALPSGTYCVWRPKTEGGSSPVMNKIKKSSSTGSGSKKWKIRYLLRRSNSQGKEPVVVLTRKQKQNSGEVSKVAGRLKAQTPVHEQFYVQKRAENEMGKRKSYLPYRQVGLFSNVNGMGKMLPF; encoded by the coding sequence ATGGAACAACAACTAAGGGAAACAGAAGGTTCTGGATCCAGTCCTAGCTTCAGTTTTTACACTTCTAATAGTTCAACATCCACAGCAGCCGCTAAAGTTACCGGTGAAGAACGTGAAGAACAGGCAGCTTTATTTCACGAATTTGGGGATTCCAATGAAGATGATTTTGAATTTTCATTGAAGTTAACCGAAGAGGAAGTTTCAGCTAAAGTGATTAACTCGCGAGGCTGGACTGTTTATCCTCTTTTCAATCAAGATCTTCTGCTGAAAGATGAGGTAGATCCTGAGGTTCATGCTTCTGATTCTATCACCAGTTCATTACATAAGATGTTCATTGATAAACCAGAAGAATCTTCATCGTGTTCATCATCAGAAGCCGACGAATTGGAAGCTCTACCTTCTGGAACTTACTGCGTTTGGAGGCCTAAGACCGAAGGTGGATCTTCACCTGTTATGAATAAAATTAAGAAGAGTAGCTCTACCGGATCTGGATCGAAGAAGTGGAAGATCCGGTATTTGCTCCGGCGGAGCAACAGCCAAGGGAAGGAACCGGTGGTGGTGCTAACTCGAAAGCAAAAACAGAATTCCGGTGAGGTTTCCAAAGTCGCCGGCAGGTTGAAGGCTCAAACTCCTGTTCATGAACAGTTTTACGTTCAAAAAAGAGCAGAAAATGAAATGGGTAAGAGGAAATCGTATCTACCATATAGGCAAGTAGGGTTGTTCTCAAATGTCAATGGAATGGGTAAAATGCTTCCATTCTAG